From a single Miscanthus floridulus cultivar M001 chromosome 8, ASM1932011v1, whole genome shotgun sequence genomic region:
- the LOC136472568 gene encoding phytolongin Phyl1.1-like: MNSRRSRSVKLVSARANRALEVDIAEEGEDARMSSSAANTVYCCIAKGRSVIYRYSSSKGGDSGGDPQVEATAALCLESSPPHHRHYVHTSGCRSYGYLMADGHTFFAIIDPSVGSAGALQFLERVRDAFRSSGGGGSRNNGFHESLVPAVQRLVASLEKMPHVAFVLEEDGAGAGDGGNGCTSSSPSKVPLLGKSGSRKEKRRSRDKLASATGDSEDEHHGTRAVRIDVPNEEVAGGMSLERSVSQSRLRRQQQQPSRSLWMRHVKVIIVIDAVVCLVLFAAWLAVCKGFQCVSG; encoded by the coding sequence ATGAATTCGCGCCGGTCGAGGTCGGTGAAGCTGGTGTCGGCGCGCGCCAACAGGGCCCTGGAGGTGGACATCGCGGAGGAAGGCGAGGACGCGCGGATGAGCTCCTCCGCCGCCAACACCGTGTACTGCTGTATCGCCAAAGGCCGGAGTGTCATCTATCGGTACAGCAGCAGCAAGGGCGGCGACAGCGGCGGCGACCCACAGGTGGAGGCCACCGCCGCGCTCTGCCTTGAAAGCTCGCCGCCGCACCACCGGCATTACGTCCACACCTCTGGGTGCCGAAGCTACGGCTACCTGATGGCTGACGGCCACACTTTCTTCGCCATCATCGACCCCAGCGTCGGGAGCGCCGGTGCGCTGCAGTTCCTAGAGCGTGTACGGGACGCGTTCCggagcagcggtggcggcggcagcaggAACAACGGATTCCATGAATCTCTGGTGCCGGCGGTCCAGAGACTGGTGGCGTCACTGGAGAAGATGCCCCATGTCGCGTTCGTTCTTGAGGAGGATGGCGCGGGCGCTGGCGACGGTGGCAACGGCTGCACGTCGTCATCGCCATCTAAGGTGCCTCTGCTCGGGAAGAGTGGGAGCAGGAAGGAGAAGCGGCGGTCCAGGGACAAGCTAGCGTCGGCGACGGGGGACAGCGAGGACGAGCACCACGGGACCAGGGCGGTGAGGATAGACGTGCCAAATGAGGAGGTCGCCGGCGGCATGTCACTGGAGCGCAGCGTGAGCCAGTCCAGGCTgcggaggcagcagcagcagccgtcacGGTCGCTATGGATGCGCCATGTGAaggtcatcatcgtcatcgacgCCGTCGTCTGCCTCGTGCTGTTCGCGGCTTGGCTGGCAGTGTGCAAGGGATTCCAGTGTGTTTCTGGGTGA